In Acidobacteriota bacterium, one DNA window encodes the following:
- the fabF gene encoding beta-ketoacyl-ACP synthase II, whose amino-acid sequence MNRRVVITGMGLICGSGNTKEEVWSNLLAGRNAVGPITRFDISAFPVRIASEVKNFDPLKFIEKKEVKKMDPFIHYAVAASQEAMDDSGLRVNGDDDATRIGVFIGSGIGGFGVIEREHEKFLKGGPGKISPFFIPAAIVNLAAGQVSIRFGLKGPNSATCTACSTGSHAVGDSFKIIQRGDADAMLCGGAEAAITPMGVGGFAAMRALSTRNDDPGHASRPFDADRDGFVIGEGAGVLLLEELERARARGAKIYAELVGYGMSSDAFHITQPSEDGDGAVRVMTNAIKDAGIQPHDIDYINAHGTSTHYNDKLETLAIKKVFGDSAYSIPVSSTKSMMGHLLGAAGGVEAGVCALALHDQIVPPTANYEKPDPECDLDYVPNAARRAPLRYALSNSFGFGGTNAALLLKRYDGD is encoded by the coding sequence TTGAACCGTCGTGTCGTAATTACAGGCATGGGCCTCATCTGTGGCTCAGGCAATACCAAGGAAGAGGTTTGGTCGAACCTGCTCGCCGGCCGCAATGCGGTTGGTCCCATCACCCGTTTCGACATTTCTGCTTTTCCGGTCCGCATCGCGAGCGAAGTAAAAAACTTCGATCCCCTGAAGTTCATCGAGAAAAAAGAAGTCAAAAAGATGGACCCGTTCATTCACTACGCCGTCGCGGCCTCGCAAGAAGCGATGGACGACTCCGGCCTTCGAGTGAATGGAGACGACGATGCCACGCGGATCGGAGTGTTTATCGGATCGGGGATCGGCGGGTTTGGCGTGATCGAGCGCGAGCACGAGAAGTTTTTAAAGGGCGGACCCGGCAAGATATCGCCTTTCTTTATTCCGGCCGCCATAGTCAATCTCGCGGCGGGGCAAGTGTCGATTCGCTTCGGGCTCAAGGGGCCGAACTCGGCGACGTGCACCGCGTGTTCGACTGGGTCTCATGCTGTTGGCGACAGCTTCAAGATCATTCAGCGTGGGGACGCCGACGCAATGCTGTGCGGAGGCGCTGAAGCCGCAATCACGCCGATGGGTGTGGGCGGCTTTGCTGCGATGCGCGCGTTGTCGACTCGGAACGACGACCCCGGGCACGCGAGCCGCCCGTTCGACGCGGACCGCGATGGCTTCGTGATCGGTGAAGGCGCGGGCGTTCTGCTACTTGAGGAGCTCGAAAGAGCGCGCGCGCGAGGCGCAAAAATCTACGCAGAGTTGGTTGGATATGGCATGTCGAGCGACGCGTTCCACATCACGCAGCCTTCAGAAGACGGAGACGGAGCGGTACGAGTCATGACGAATGCCATCAAAGACGCAGGCATTCAGCCGCACGACATTGACTATATCAACGCGCATGGCACGTCGACTCACTACAATGACAAGCTCGAGACGCTGGCGATCAAGAAGGTGTTCGGGGATTCCGCCTATTCAATTCCCGTCAGTTCGACCAAGTCGATGATGGGCCACCTTCTCGGAGCGGCCGGGGGCGTCGAGGCGGGAGTCTGCGCGCTGGCGCTCCACGACCAGATCGTGCCGCCAACCGCCAACTACGAAAAGCCCGATCCCGAATGCGATCTTGACTATGTACCGAACGCCGCGCGCCGTGCTCCGTTGCGATACGCGCTGTCGAACTCCTTCGGGTTCGGCGGCACAAACGCGGCTCTACTCCTGAAGCGATACGACGGTGACTAG
- a CDS encoding acyl carrier protein produces the protein MAEGSVEERVKTIIVDELGVDEGEVTPNARFIDDLGADSLDTVELVMRFEEEFNIEIPDEDAEKIQSVRDAIDYISKHSK, from the coding sequence ATGGCTGAAGGTTCCGTTGAGGAGAGGGTGAAAACGATAATCGTCGATGAGCTCGGTGTTGACGAGGGCGAAGTGACTCCGAACGCGCGCTTCATTGATGATCTTGGCGCCGACTCGCTCGATACAGTTGAGCTGGTGATGAGGTTCGAGGAAGAGTTCAACATCGAGATTCCCGACGAAGACGCCGAGAAGATTCAAAGCGTGCGTGACGCGATCGACTACATAAGTAAGCATTCCAAGTAA